The following are encoded in a window of Ananas comosus cultivar F153 unplaced genomic scaffold, ASM154086v1, whole genome shotgun sequence genomic DNA:
- the LOC109704099 gene encoding egg cell-secreted protein 1.2-like: protein MRSLLVPKTLALALAIAALVAAVSARRDLTQVAAAPQAATAHPESLALEARLQGVGGGLVDCWNALLELRSCTNEIVLFFLNGESYLGYDCCRAIRTITLHCWPSMLTSLGFTAQEGDILRGYCDAEAAAAPPPFAPLPTTPSGAPAAAPALLRAPGN from the coding sequence ATGAGGTCGCTACTCGTCCCCAAAACTCTCGCTCTCGCCCTCGCGATCGCTGCTCTCGTTGCCGCCGTCTCTGCACGCCGCGATCTCACACAAGTGGCGGCAGCGCCGCAGGCTGCGACGGCGCACCCCGAGAGCTTGGCATTGGAAGCGCGGCTGCAGGGCGTGGGCGGGGGCCTGGTGGACTGCTGGAATGCATTGCTGGAGCTGCGGTCGTGCACCAACGAGATAGTTCTCTTCTTCCTCAACGGCGAGTCGTACCTCGGCTACGACTGCTGCCGCGCCATCCGCACCATCACCCTCCACTGCTGGCCCTCCATGCTCACCTCCCTCGGCTTCACCGCCCAGGAGGGCGACATCCTACGAGGCTACTGCGACGccgaggccgccgccgccccacCACCCTTCGCGCCGCTCCCCACAACCCCCTCCGGCGCGCCCGCCGCGGCCCCCGCGTTGCTCCGCGCTCCGGGGAACTGA
- the LOC109704098 gene encoding thioredoxin Y, chloroplastic-like, translated as MAAYSITSPSPSCNLGRSIALLDSTKLSASRSLRCAPLRRSTARIRRLSALPQRQVVPRVEARKQTFSSFDELLEKSDKPVLVDFYATWCGPCQFMVPVLEEVSEKLKDKIQVVKIDTEKYVSIANRYRIEALPTFIIFRDGKPCDRFEGALPANQLIQRIESALKVTQ; from the exons atggCGGCGTACTCCATCACATCGCCTTCTCCGTCGTGCAACCTCGGCCGTTCGATCGCCCTTCTCGACTCCACCAAGCTCTCCGCCTCGAGATCGCTGCGTTGCGCGCCGCTCCGCCGCTCCACGGCGAGGATTCGGAGGCTCTCCGCGCTTCCCCAGCGCCAAGTTGTTCCTCGG GTTGAAGCGAGGAAGCAAACATTTTCTTCATTTGATGAACTGTTGGAAAAATCAGATAAGCCTGTGCTGGTTGATTTTTATGCAACCTG GTGCGGCCCTTGCCAATTCATGGTTCCTGTTCTAGAAGAAGTTAGTGAAAAGTTAAAAGACAAAATTCAAGTGGTCAAAATTGATACAGAGAAGTATGTGAGTATTGCGAACCGCTACAGAATTGAAGCACTGCCTACTTTCATCATCTTTAGGGACGGGAAGCCATGTGATCGTTTT GAAGGAGCACTGCCTGCTAATCAGCTCATTCAGCGAATTGAGAGCGCTCTTAAGGTCACACAGTGA
- the LOC109704096 gene encoding 40S ribosomal protein S12-like, protein MASFFVVKLLLKPPLFFSSTVPLYIFLFFLSCREDIAVETPAPALGEPMDLMTALQLVLKKSAAHDGLAKGLREAAKSIEKHAAQLCILAEDCDQPDYVKLVKALCADHNVHLVTVPSAKTLGEWAGLCKIDSEGKARKVVGCSCVVIKDYGEESEGLNIVQEYVKSH, encoded by the exons ATGgct AGCTTTTTTGTTGTAAAACTGTTGTTAAAGCcacctctctttttctcttccaCAGTTCCActttatattttccttttttttttgtcttgcaGGGAAGATATTGCAGTTGAAACACCCGCTCCGGCTCTCGGAGAGCCCATGGATTTGATGACTGCTTTGCAGCTTGTGTTGAAGAAATCGGCAGCTCATGATGGGCTCGCGAAGGGACTCCGGGAGGCTGCAAAATCAATTGAGAAGCACGCAGCGCAGCTCTGTATACTTGCTGAGGATTGCGACCAGCCCGACTATGTGAAGCTGGTTAAAGCTCTCTGTGCGGACCATAATGTTCACCTGGTCACAGTGCCTAGTGCTAAAACTCTTGGCGAATGGGCGGGG CTTTGCAAAATTGACTCGGAGGGAAAAGCAAGGAAAGTTGTAGGGTGCTCCTGTGTGGTTATCAAG GATTACGGAGAAGAATCAGAGGGTCTTAATATAGTTCAGGAGTATGTCAAATCACACTGA